A stretch of DNA from Natrinema halophilum:
TACTGCCCTCGAGGTCGAGTTCCTCGTCCATGTGTTCCTCGACGGCCCGGAGATCGAGGTCGAAATCGCTCATACGAGGGGGTTGAACTGAAACGAGAAAAACGTTCCTCTCGCCCGAGTTTCGGAGGAGCTAGTCCGTCGGGAACTCCTTCTGGAAGCCGCGAAATTCCGTATGGTGGGCCTCCTCGTCGGAGAGAACCGTCACCGCTACGTCCTCCGTAACGGGGTCGTTTGCGTCGGCGGCGGCCTCCACCAGCGAGCGGTACGTCTCGATCGCATCGTTCTCGGCCTCGAGGACGCCTTCGATGACCGACTGAACGTCGGTCGTGTCCGCCGGCGGCTGGAGACTGTGCTGGTTCGCCTCGAACGACTCCGAACCGGGCGGGGATTCGTCGAGCTGTTTCAGGCGCTCGCCGAGCATCCGCGCGTGATCGAGTTCCTCCTGAATATCTTGCTCGAGACTCGCTTTGACCTCCTCGGCGTGGATGCCGTCGAGGACGATCGCGTTGGAGAGGTAGTTCATTACTGTCTCGAGTTCGTCGATGTACGCCTCCGTCAGCAGGTCGGTGATCTCGTCGGTCGTCATGCGCGCCGGTCTACAACAATTGGGCATAAAATCCTGACACGCGCGACTGCGCGATGCACCCCCGGTATCGAGGTTCGGTCGGCCGCGCGCTGGAGACCGGATCGTGGATGGATCACCTCTCTTGATAGCTGTGACTCTCGAAGCGCTCATCGTCTTATCCGAACGTTCTCGCTGATCGTTTCCAAGTTAGAGAACGTTTGTCGCTTTTTGTCGGCAACCAGTGATCGAAATCGACCAAACGGCCACCGGGGAGCGCGCGCCAGCGCTCGAGCGAGCCGTGACGGGTCGATCGGCGGAATAATTCGGTTCCAACCCCCCTTTCCGGGGCTGATCGAGCGAGCGCCTCCATACTGTATTAGGATGTACCCTCAACTAATAGGGCGGCGCAGTCGTGCGGTTTTCCGCTGTAACGACGAATTGTGCTCGGTTTGAACAGACGCTTCCTGCCTCGGACAGCGTTAGGTTTATATAGATCGTCGCACCTCGGATTCAGATACAATGTCTTCACAAGACAACCCGTCCTCTGACACCAGTCAGGGGGGTCGAGTTCTTCCAGGGCACGTTAGATTCCACTGACGAAATAGAGTCAGCACGTGTCTTCGATACGACCCTCCGGGACGGCGAACAGTCGCCCGGCACTTCGTTTTCCTACGACGATAAACGGCAGATCGCGTCCGTTCTGGACGAGATGGGAACTCACGTCATCGAGGCGGGATTCCCCGTCAACTCGGACGCCGAGTTCGAGGCCGTTCGTGATATCGCTTCGTCCACCAGTTCGACGACCGCCGGCCTCGCCCGCGTCGTCGACGGGGACATCGAAGCGGCGCTCGACTCCGGCGTCGAAATGGTGCACGTCTTCGTCAGCACCAGCGACGTCCAGATCGAGGATTCGATGCATGCCACCCGGGAGGAAGTCGTACAGCGCGCAGTTGAATCAGTCGAACGCGTCAAAGAGGCGGGCGTGACCTGCATGTTCTCGCCGATGGATGCGACGCGAACCGACGAAGAATACCTGATCGAAGTCATCGAGGCGGTTTCCGACGCGGGGACCGACTGGATCAACATCCCGGACACCTGTGGCGTCGCAACGCCGACCCGGTTCCGGGCCATGATCGAGAAAGTCCTCGCCCACACCGACGCTCGGGTCGACGTCCACACCCACGACGACTTCGGACTGGCCACCGCCAACGCACTGGCGGGTATCGAAGCGGGCGCGTCCCAGGCGCAGGTGTCGGTCAACTCCATCGGGGAGCGGGCCGGCAACGCCGCCTACGAGGAGTTCGTGATGGCCGTCGAGTCGCTCTACCAGACTGACACCGGCATCGACACGACGCGCATCACCGAACTCTCGGAAATCGTCGAAGAGAAAAGCGGAATGCCGACGCCGGGCAACAAGCCCGTCGTCGGGGGCAACGCCTTCTCCCACGAAAGCGGCATCCACGCAGCCGGCGTCATCGAAAACTCCGACACCTTCGAACCCGGCGTCATGACTCCCGAGATGGTCGGTGCCGAGCGCAGGCTCGTTATGGGCAAGCACACCGGCACCCACTCGGTCCGGGAGCGACTCGTCGAGTGCGGGTTCGACCCCACCGACGAACAGGTCACGGCAGTTACTCGCCGCGTCAAAGACTACGGTGCCGAGAAGCGCCGCGTCACAGTCGACGTGCTGGAGCGCTTCGCCGAAGAGGCTGGCGTCGAACGCCAGCAGGATCAGGAGGAGGTGCGCGTCTGAGGAATGTCCTCCCCGTTTGCCACCGTTCGCGAGCCCCAGCTATCGCGTTCGAACGATCGGACTCGTAAGGATTATGACCCTCGAGGTCACTACGTTGTCAGTAATGACGGTCAGCGCTCCACTGTCGACGTCCGCTCGCACGGTCGGCAACAGCGCGCTCGCTCCGATTCGTATTGTAGGGGCGTCCTAGCCCCATCCTCAGTACCTCGTAGCTTCGAACCGGAATCCGCAACGTTTTCCGAGCGACCAGCAATTCAGCAGATGACACACTACCGTACACCACCCGATCGCCGTACACCGGCGGGAGGCAATCGATGAGCGAACGCGCAGCAAAGGTCACACCGGCGGACGAAGAACAGAACGACGACCAGATCACTGACGGCGCTGCACCCGACGCGGCGTCCGAGACAGACTCCACGGCTAACGTCGAGTCAGAAACGACAAAGCCCGTCACGACGGGTGCCGAAGCCGTCGTCCGCGCGCTCGAAAACGCGGGCGTCGAATACGCCTTCGGCGTCCAAGGCGGGGCGATCATGCCCGTCTACGACGCGCTCTACGATTCGGACATCACCCACGTGACGATGGCCCACGAGCAAGGCGCGGCCCACGCGGCCGACGCGTACGGCATCGTCTCGGGCGATCCTGGCGTCTGTCTCGCGACGTCCGGACCGGGCGCGACCAATCTGGTCACCGGCATCGCGGACGCCGACATGGACTCGGATCCGATAGTCGCCCTGACGGGGCAGGTCCCGACGGAGTTCGTGGGCAACGACGCTTTCCAGGAAACAGACACGACTGGCGTTACGACGCCGGTTACGAAGGACAACACCTTCGCGAACGATGCGGATCGGGTCGGCACGGACGTCAGCGAAGCGTTCGCGCTTGCCCGCGAGGGCCGGCCAGGGCCGACGCTGGTCGACCTTCCGAAGGACATCACCAAGGCGGAAACCGACCGCGAACCGGACGCACCGAAGGTCCCCGACACCTACGAGGTCCAGGAGCGGGCAGCCCCCGAAATCGTCGCAGCCGCGGCCGAGCGGATCGAGAACGCCGCACGGCCGGTGTTGCTGCTCGGCGGCGGGGTTATCAAAGGCGAGGCCAGCGAGGCCTGCCGCGAGTTCGCGCTCGAACACGAGATTCCGGTCATCACCACGATGCCCGGCATCGGCTCGTTCCCCGAGGACCACGAACTCTCGCTCGAGATGGCGGGGATGCACGGGACCGGCTATGCCAACATGGCGATCACCCACTGCGACACGCTAATCGGGATCGGTACCCGGTTCGACGACCGGCTGACCGGTGGAATCGAAACCTTCGCACCCGACGCGGAACTCATCCACGTCGACATCGACCCCGCGGAGATTTCGAAGAACATCTATGCGGATTACCCGCTCGTCGGCGACGCCGAAACCGTCGTCGGCCAGTTGTCAGCCGCCGTCGACTCGTCGCCGGAAGCGACGAAGTGGCGTGCACAGTGCCAGCAGTGGAAATCCGACTACTCGATGGCGTACGACGCGCCCGAGGACGAACCGGTCCAGCCGGAGTTCGTCGTCGAAGCGCTCGACGAAGCCACGAGCGACCGCGCCATCGTCACCACCGGCGTCGGCCAACACCAGATGTGGGCCTGCCAGTACTGGACGTTCACCGAGCCTCGGACGTGGGTCTCCAGTCACGGCCTCGGCGCGATGGGATACGGACTTCCGTCGGCGATCGGCGCACGGCTGGCGGCCGACGACGATCAGGAGGTCGTCTGTATCGACGGTGACGGATCGTTCCTGATGACGCTTCAGGGTCTGTCGGTCGCCGTCCGCGAGAACTTAGACATCA
This window harbors:
- a CDS encoding ferritin-like domain-containing protein: MTTDEITDLLTEAYIDELETVMNYLSNAIVLDGIHAEEVKASLEQDIQEELDHARMLGERLKQLDESPPGSESFEANQHSLQPPADTTDVQSVIEGVLEAENDAIETYRSLVEAAADANDPVTEDVAVTVLSDEEAHHTEFRGFQKEFPTD
- a CDS encoding LeuA family protein, with amino-acid sequence MVAPRIQIQCLHKTTRPLTPVRGVEFFQGTLDSTDEIESARVFDTTLRDGEQSPGTSFSYDDKRQIASVLDEMGTHVIEAGFPVNSDAEFEAVRDIASSTSSTTAGLARVVDGDIEAALDSGVEMVHVFVSTSDVQIEDSMHATREEVVQRAVESVERVKEAGVTCMFSPMDATRTDEEYLIEVIEAVSDAGTDWINIPDTCGVATPTRFRAMIEKVLAHTDARVDVHTHDDFGLATANALAGIEAGASQAQVSVNSIGERAGNAAYEEFVMAVESLYQTDTGIDTTRITELSEIVEEKSGMPTPGNKPVVGGNAFSHESGIHAAGVIENSDTFEPGVMTPEMVGAERRLVMGKHTGTHSVRERLVECGFDPTDEQVTAVTRRVKDYGAEKRRVTVDVLERFAEEAGVERQQDQEEVRV
- the ilvB gene encoding biosynthetic-type acetolactate synthase large subunit, which produces MSERAAKVTPADEEQNDDQITDGAAPDAASETDSTANVESETTKPVTTGAEAVVRALENAGVEYAFGVQGGAIMPVYDALYDSDITHVTMAHEQGAAHAADAYGIVSGDPGVCLATSGPGATNLVTGIADADMDSDPIVALTGQVPTEFVGNDAFQETDTTGVTTPVTKDNTFANDADRVGTDVSEAFALAREGRPGPTLVDLPKDITKAETDREPDAPKVPDTYEVQERAAPEIVAAAAERIENAARPVLLLGGGVIKGEASEACREFALEHEIPVITTMPGIGSFPEDHELSLEMAGMHGTGYANMAITHCDTLIGIGTRFDDRLTGGIETFAPDAELIHVDIDPAEISKNIYADYPLVGDAETVVGQLSAAVDSSPEATKWRAQCQQWKSDYSMAYDAPEDEPVQPEFVVEALDEATSDRAIVTTGVGQHQMWACQYWTFTEPRTWVSSHGLGAMGYGLPSAIGARLAADDDQEVVCIDGDGSFLMTLQGLSVAVRENLDITVAVLNNEYIGMVRQWQDAFFEGRHSASDYHWMPEFDKLAEAFGAKGFRIDDYDDVANTIDAAVAYDGPSVIDVHIDPDANVYPMVPSGGDNGQFALTEDQL